In a genomic window of Gloeothece verrucosa PCC 7822:
- a CDS encoding FAD-dependent oxidoreductase gives MAKPVIITLDDDPQVLRTIVQDLRNKYGAKFRVISSDSSEKILETLEALKKRQESVALFLVDQRMPKMTGVEFLEQAKDLFPDAKRALLTAYADTNAAIDAINKAQVHYYLLKPWLPPEINLYPVLNDLLEIWQANSIQVFEGLQVIGFRWSPKSHQTKDFLARHHIPYIWRDMEKDSTAIELLSDLNLEASKFPIVVFPNGQKMECPSNQKIAEIIGLKTRAEMPFYDLVVIGGGPAGLAASVYASSEGLKTVLLEKEAPGGQAGTSSRIENYLGFPMGLTGSDLARRAVAQAQKFGTEIISPQEVASICLEGQYRVVTLADGTKLSCHALIIASGVSYVKLNIPGIDHLNGAGVYYGAAITEAISCRNDDVYIVGGANSAGQAAMCLCEYARSVTLVIRGESLGTKMSKYLVDRIEASPNIYVKVFTEVVEVLGEDKLTGLKLANSKTGKVETVAANALFIFIGAKPNTDWLQDFVERDDNGFILTGPSLMKEKKALAEWPLLRPPFLFETNIPGTFAIGDVRSGSVKRVASAVGEGAMAVQFVHQYLSSF, from the coding sequence ATGGCAAAACCAGTTATTATTACCCTAGATGATGACCCACAAGTTTTACGTACTATTGTTCAAGATTTAAGAAACAAATATGGTGCTAAATTTCGGGTAATTTCTTCGGACTCAAGTGAAAAAATCTTAGAAACTCTAGAAGCTTTAAAAAAACGTCAAGAATCTGTAGCCCTTTTTTTAGTCGATCAGCGAATGCCAAAAATGACAGGAGTAGAATTTCTTGAGCAAGCAAAAGATTTATTTCCTGATGCTAAACGAGCCTTACTAACCGCCTATGCAGATACAAATGCCGCCATTGATGCTATCAATAAAGCCCAAGTTCACTACTATCTGTTAAAGCCTTGGCTGCCCCCTGAAATCAATTTATATCCTGTGCTAAACGATTTGCTCGAAATTTGGCAGGCAAACTCAATACAAGTTTTTGAAGGACTTCAGGTTATTGGGTTTAGATGGTCTCCTAAAAGCCACCAAACAAAAGATTTTTTAGCTCGCCATCATATTCCTTATATTTGGCGAGATATGGAAAAAGATTCTACAGCTATTGAGCTTTTATCAGACCTAAATTTAGAGGCATCTAAATTTCCCATAGTGGTCTTTCCAAATGGGCAAAAAATGGAGTGTCCTTCTAATCAAAAAATTGCTGAAATCATCGGTTTAAAAACCCGTGCCGAAATGCCTTTTTATGATTTGGTTGTTATTGGTGGAGGCCCAGCCGGTTTAGCGGCCTCTGTTTATGCGTCTTCGGAAGGACTTAAAACAGTTTTATTAGAAAAAGAAGCACCAGGAGGGCAAGCCGGAACAAGCTCCCGCATTGAAAATTACCTTGGTTTTCCTATGGGATTAACTGGAAGTGATTTAGCGCGACGTGCTGTTGCTCAGGCTCAAAAATTTGGAACTGAAATTATTTCACCCCAAGAAGTCGCTAGTATCTGTTTAGAAGGACAATACCGTGTAGTAACCTTAGCTGATGGCACTAAATTAAGTTGTCACGCGCTCATTATTGCTAGTGGGGTTTCTTATGTTAAGTTAAACATTCCGGGAATTGATCATTTAAATGGTGCTGGTGTGTATTATGGTGCTGCTATTACTGAGGCGATTTCTTGTCGTAATGATGATGTTTATATCGTTGGTGGAGCAAATTCTGCTGGACAAGCGGCAATGTGTCTTTGTGAATATGCTCGCTCTGTAACCCTTGTGATTCGAGGAGAATCTCTAGGCACTAAAATGTCGAAATATCTCGTTGATCGCATTGAAGCTAGTCCTAATATTTATGTGAAAGTTTTTACTGAAGTAGTAGAAGTTTTAGGCGAAGATAAACTGACCGGACTAAAACTTGCTAATTCAAAAACTGGTAAAGTAGAAACAGTCGCGGCTAATGCTTTGTTTATTTTTATCGGTGCTAAACCTAATACAGATTGGTTGCAAGATTTTGTAGAACGGGATGATAATGGTTTTATATTAACCGGACCGAGCCTGATGAAAGAAAAAAAAGCCTTAGCGGAATGGCCGCTTCTACGCCCACCATTTTTATTTGAAACTAATATACCAGGCACTTTTGCCATTGGAGACGTTCGCTCTGGATCTGTTAAAAGAGTGGCTTCTGCTGTTGGTGAAGGCGCAATGGCTGTTCAATTTGTTCATCAATATCTATCTTCTTTCTAA
- a CDS encoding AGE family epimerase/isomerase: MNKLNFSFSDLIAGYVVKFEPLEGKFGSFHLKTSDGKTFKVSLTSMTNAQLVRNLGEPYYNCTTQISSMLVPQRYLFVYGIFYPEAGENKFEAKNIVFLGRTEAEYLFEKPDWWVKQIQQLADFYLKCQFEDKEIDFRQYRTDLSLVGSKKNSTRQETDTISRLVYGFATAYMLTGDERYLEAAEKGTEYLRQHMRFLDTDEQICYWYHGIDVHPDGSEQKIFASEFGDDYDAIPAYEQIYALVGPTQLYRITGDLCVLGDIERTVNLFDRYFRDKTQYGGFFSHIDPITLSPYSATLGQNRARKNWNSVGDHAPAYLINLWLATEDHKYTEMLEKTFDLIEKYFPDDENSFFVQERFHEDWSHDLHWFWQQNRAVVGHNLKIAWNIMRMNHLIPKEKYTKLAEKIGQTMPKVGSDQQRGGWYDVVERFLEPGQEKHRFVWHDRKAWWQQEQAILAYLILAGSLENPKYRQLAREAAAFYNAWFLDSEDGGIYFNVQANGIPYLAGGNERGKGSHSMSGYHAFELGYLATVYTNLLITKQPMELYFKPKPGAFKDNILRVAPDILPLGSVRIGEVQIDGQTYFDFDAEKLTVNLPFSEESLKVKVRLIPAQVFFDATVLEVSQGTAKIALTGLLDANANGIFQEALERATKQPIHRLILFLENLKCISSTGIRTLIFTKQKLGKTVEVQLVGASDSVTKLLKMSSFCQGVKIIPKLEDSTVVINNQSNELDLILSDDFDESKNLLNNSQNPELMPFK, encoded by the coding sequence ATGAATAAACTCAATTTCTCTTTTTCGGATCTCATTGCTGGATATGTTGTCAAATTTGAACCATTAGAGGGTAAGTTTGGAAGTTTCCATCTCAAAACTTCAGACGGTAAGACTTTTAAAGTTAGCCTAACTTCTATGACCAATGCTCAATTGGTGCGAAACTTAGGGGAGCCTTATTATAACTGCACCACACAGATCAGTTCTATGCTCGTTCCTCAGCGTTATCTTTTTGTTTATGGAATTTTTTATCCCGAAGCCGGAGAAAACAAATTTGAGGCTAAAAATATTGTTTTTCTGGGACGAACTGAGGCCGAGTATTTATTTGAAAAGCCTGACTGGTGGGTAAAACAAATTCAACAGTTAGCTGACTTTTACTTAAAATGTCAATTTGAAGATAAAGAAATTGATTTTCGTCAATACCGTACGGACCTGAGCTTAGTGGGTAGTAAAAAAAATTCCACTCGTCAGGAAACTGATACTATTTCTCGTCTTGTCTATGGTTTTGCTACTGCATATATGTTAACCGGCGACGAACGTTATCTCGAAGCCGCAGAAAAAGGCACTGAATATTTGCGTCAACATATGCGCTTTTTAGATACTGATGAACAAATTTGTTATTGGTATCATGGCATAGATGTACATCCTGATGGCAGTGAGCAAAAGATTTTCGCCTCAGAATTTGGCGATGATTATGATGCTATTCCTGCTTATGAACAAATTTATGCTCTAGTTGGCCCGACGCAGTTGTATCGAATCACAGGCGATCTTTGTGTACTTGGGGACATTGAGCGAACTGTCAATTTATTTGACCGTTATTTTCGAGATAAAACACAATACGGCGGATTTTTCTCTCACATTGACCCCATTACTCTCAGTCCTTATAGTGCTACTTTAGGTCAAAACCGAGCCAGAAAAAATTGGAACTCTGTAGGAGACCATGCGCCTGCCTATTTGATCAATCTTTGGTTAGCCACTGAGGATCATAAATATACAGAGATGCTCGAAAAAACTTTTGATTTGATAGAAAAATATTTTCCAGATGATGAAAATAGCTTTTTTGTCCAAGAGCGTTTTCATGAAGATTGGAGCCATGATCTTCACTGGTTTTGGCAACAGAATCGAGCAGTAGTTGGCCACAACCTAAAAATTGCTTGGAATATTATGCGGATGAATCATCTTATCCCTAAAGAAAAATACACTAAATTAGCCGAAAAAATAGGGCAAACTATGCCAAAAGTCGGCAGCGACCAGCAACGAGGTGGCTGGTATGATGTAGTAGAACGCTTTCTTGAACCTGGGCAAGAAAAACATCGCTTTGTCTGGCATGATCGCAAAGCCTGGTGGCAGCAAGAACAGGCTATTTTAGCTTATTTAATTTTGGCAGGTTCTTTAGAAAATCCTAAGTATCGTCAATTAGCACGAGAAGCCGCAGCTTTTTATAATGCTTGGTTTTTAGATTCTGAAGACGGAGGCATTTATTTTAATGTACAAGCTAATGGAATTCCCTATTTAGCTGGAGGAAATGAACGAGGTAAAGGCTCACATTCTATGAGCGGTTATCACGCTTTTGAGTTAGGATATTTGGCGACAGTCTACACCAATTTATTGATTACTAAACAACCAATGGAGCTATATTTTAAGCCCAAACCAGGTGCATTTAAAGACAATATTCTACGGGTAGCTCCAGATATTTTGCCTTTAGGAAGTGTTAGAATTGGAGAAGTTCAAATTGACGGTCAAACTTATTTTGATTTTGATGCTGAAAAATTGACCGTTAATTTACCTTTCTCTGAAGAATCACTGAAAGTAAAAGTGCGCTTAATTCCGGCTCAAGTCTTTTTTGATGCGACTGTGCTAGAAGTGTCCCAAGGTACGGCTAAAATTGCCCTGACAGGATTACTTGATGCCAATGCCAATGGAATATTTCAAGAGGCTTTAGAGCGAGCAACTAAACAGCCAATCCATCGGCTTATTTTGTTTTTAGAAAATTTAAAATGTATTTCCAGCACGGGCATACGAACCTTGATTTTTACTAAGCAAAAACTGGGAAAAACTGTCGAAGTTCAATTAGTAGGGGCTAGTGATTCAGTGACTAAATTATTAAAAATGAGTTCTTTTTGCCAAGGAGTCAAAATTATTCCTAAGCTTGAAGATTCAACGGTAGTCATCAACAATCAATCTAACGAGTTAGATTTAATTTTGTCAGATGATTTTGATGAAAGCAAAAATCTGTTAAACAATTCTCAAAATCCCGAACTCATGCCATTTAAGTAA